A DNA window from Synchiropus splendidus isolate RoL2022-P1 chromosome 2, RoL_Sspl_1.0, whole genome shotgun sequence contains the following coding sequences:
- the LOC128754423 gene encoding complexin-1-like, which yields MNFVMKAALGGGPPDVGKMLGGEEKEEDPDAAKKEEERQEALRQQEEERKAKYAKMEAERESMRQGIRDKYGLKKREEAEAEAAAAAEEPAAGSLTRPKKAVPAGCGDEEEEESIMDTVMKYLPGPLQDMLKK from the exons GAGGTCCTCCAGATGTGGGCAAGATGCTTggaggggaggagaaggaggaggatccAGACGCAgccaagaaggaggaggagaggcaggaggcgctgaggcagcaggaggaagagaggaaggcCAAGTACGCCAAGATGGAGGCTGAGAGGGAAAGCATGAGGCAAGGCATCAGAGATAAG TACGGCTTGAAAAAGCGAGAAGAGGCTGAAGCAGAAGCCGCCGCTGCCGCTGAAGAGCCCGCCGCCGGCAGCTTGACCCGACCCAAGAAGGCGGTACCGGCCGGCTGCGgtgacgaagaggaggaggaaagcatCATGGACACAGTGATGAAGTACCTGCCAGGGCCACTGCAAGACATGCTCAAGAAGTAG